From Caretta caretta isolate rCarCar2 chromosome 3, rCarCar1.hap1, whole genome shotgun sequence, a single genomic window includes:
- the RAB4A gene encoding ras-related protein Rab-4A — translation MSQTAMSETYDFLFKFLVIGNAGTGKSCLLHQFIEKKFKDDSNHTIGVEFGSKIINVGGKYVKLQIWDTAGQERFRSVTRSYYRGAAGALLVYDITSRETYNALTNWLTDARMLASQNIVIILCGNKKDLDADREVTFLEASRFAQENELMFLETSALTGENVEEAFVQCARKILNKIESGELDPERMGSGIQYGDAALRQLRSPRRAQAQSAQECGC, via the exons ATTTCCTGTTTAAATTCTTGGTTATTGGAAATGCTGGAACTGGCAAGTCCTGTTTGCTTCATCAGTTTATTGAGAAGAAAT tCAAAGATGACTCAAATCATACTATAGGAGTGGAATTTGGTTCCAAGATAATAAATGTAGGGGGTAAATATGTAAAATTACAGATATGGGACACAGCAGGACAAGAGAGATTCAG GTCTGTAACAAGAAGTTACTACAGAGGTGCAGCGGGTGCTTTGCTTGTCTATGACATTACCAG CCGAGAAACCTACAACGCACTTACTAATTGGTTGACAGATGCAAGGATGTTAGCAAGTCAAAATATTGTGATCATACTGTGTGGGAACAAAAAGGATCTCGATGCAGATCGTGAAGTTACTTTTTTAGAAGCATCCAGGTTTGCACAAGAAAATG AGCTGATGTTTTTGGAAACAAGTGCACTAACCGGGGAGAATGTTGAAGAGGCCTTTGTACAGTGTGCAAGAAAAATACTTAATAAAATTGAATCAG GTGAACTGGATCCAGAAAGGATGGGCTCAGGAATTCAGTATGGAGATGCTGCCTTGAGACAGCTGAGATCCCCACGTAGAGCACAGGCTCAAAGTGCTCAAGAATGTGGCTGTTaa